Genomic DNA from Bacteroidales bacterium:
CAGGAATAAGCATATCTTCCTTAATGGTTTCAGAAACAACCTTCTCAAATTTCTCCCTGAATTTATCCAGGTTCTCAGGTTTCATCGACAATCCCGCTGCGAAAGTATGTCCGCCGAAATGTTCCAACAGATCACTGCATGCATCTATGGCATCATAAATATCGAAGTCTTTGACTGACCTGGCAGAACCTGTGATCAGTCCATTCGACAAGGTCAGGACAACTGTAGGTCGGTAGTAATTGTCAGTAAGCCTGGAGGCAACAATTCCAATCACTCCTTTATGCCAATCCGGGTTAAAAACAACTGTTGACAAGGAATTTCTCAACACCGGGTCGGAAGAGATCAAATCAAGCGCCTCCTGGGTAATATGAGAATCGAGGTTCCTTCTTTCAATGTTGAAATCGTTTATCTGTTTGGCAATACTTTCCGCATGTTGAAGGTCGGGACTAATCAGCAATAACACAGAGTTTCGTCCGCTTTCAATTCTGCCGGCAGCATTGATACGCGGGCCTAAAACAAATACCAGGTCATTGATAGTAAGTTCCCTTGAAAACCTTAATTCGGGATCAACCTCTTCCAATGCTTCATCCAAAGGTTTCCTGTTGATATTGGCAATATTCAGTATCGCTTCCAGTCCTGGCCGGGGGTTGCTATTCATTATTTTTAATCCATAGTAAGACAGGATCCTGTTTTCCCCTGTAATAGGAACAATATCAGAAGCAATACTAACTGCAACCAGGTCGAGGTATTGATTCAGGAAATCAAAGGGTATGTTATTTTTCTGGGCATATGCCTGAATCAATTTAAACCCGACGCCACAACCCGATAATTCATCGAAAGGATAGGTGGAATCTTCCCTTTTAGCATCAAGAACAGCAATGGCAGCCGGTAGTTCGCTCCCGGGGCGGTGATGGTCGCAAATTATGAAGTCGATTCCTCGTTCCCGGGCATATTGAACCTTATCGATTGCCTTGATCCCGCAGTCAAGTGCTATTATCAGAGTAAACCCTTCTTCAAGCGCGAAATCGATACTTTTGAATGAAATACCATAACCTTCACCATACCTGTCCGGGATATAAAAATCAATGGTATCAAATCCCTGGGCTTTCAGAAAGGTATAAACCAAGGCAACTGCAGTGGTTCCATCTACATCATAATCTCCATAAACAAGCACTTTCTCCTTTGCTGCAGCGGCTTTTTCAATCCGGTTGATAGCCAGATCCATATCATTCAGCAGGAAAGGATCATGAAGGTGTGAAAGCTCCGGCCTGAAAAAAGCTTTAGCAGCTTCAAAGTTTGTGACACCCCTCTGCACCAATAGCTCAGCCAGAACAGGTTCAATATTTAGCTGGGCAGCGAGATTACTCACCACTTCCTTATCTCCCCGATCTTTAAGCACCCAGCGTTTAACCATGAAATCAATTCCTCATTTTCGCAAAAATAGGCAAAAGCCAAAAAGAATAATCAAGAGATAATTACAATCCTAAACAATAATCAAACAATTTTTCCAAAAACAAATTAAATCAAATTAGCAAAACAAGCTAATCCTTGTTAATCTGATTGATAAACACATTCCTGAGATCCTTTAAAATGTAGATCTCATGGCTTCCACCGGATCAAGCCTGGAGGCTGACCAGGCTGGAAATAAACCTGAAATTAGTCCGATAATACCTGATACTGAAAGGCCAAGAATAATATTGCCGGAATTCAGGAAAAGGTCCATATCGGCCAGGTTACTGGCAATAATAGTTCCAATATAGATGATCAACAGCCCAAAGGCCCCTCCAAGTAATGAAAGGAAAACCGCTTCAAAGAGGAATTGCTGAAGAATAAATGAATTCTTGGCTCCCAGTGATTTCTGTATACCAATCTGGACTGTACGTTCCTTCACAGAAACGAACATAATATTAGCAATTCCAAATCCTCCTACCAGTAGTGAGAAACCTCCTACTACCCATCCTACTATGGAGATAACTCCGAAAACGCTATCAAATGCATTATTGATAACACTGGTTTCATTGATCTCAAAATTGTCTTTTGAGCCTGGTTTTAGTTTCCTGACAGAACGCATGATTCCGGTCAGTTCGTCTTTAAGCTGTTCATTAGGCACATTTGGCCTGCCTCTCACCAGGATAGCAGATCCGATATTATCGCCATTCAGGTCAATGAAACTTCTTCCGAAATTAACAGGAACCATAAGCCAATCGTCGTAGGAACGTCCAAAAGTATTATTCCCGGTTCGTTTGAATCTTCCAATAATATCTACTTTTCTACCAAAAACTGAAACCTGTTCACCAATGGGATCCTTATTAGGAAGAAGTTTTGAGGCAATTTCATCACCGATTATTGCCACCGGGCGGCCGCCCTGGGATTCAGCAGGAGTAA
This window encodes:
- the recJ gene encoding single-stranded-DNA-specific exonuclease RecJ; this translates as MVKRWVLKDRGDKEVVSNLAAQLNIEPVLAELLVQRGVTNFEAAKAFFRPELSHLHDPFLLNDMDLAINRIEKAAAAKEKVLVYGDYDVDGTTAVALVYTFLKAQGFDTIDFYIPDRYGEGYGISFKSIDFALEEGFTLIIALDCGIKAIDKVQYARERGIDFIICDHHRPGSELPAAIAVLDAKREDSTYPFDELSGCGVGFKLIQAYAQKNNIPFDFLNQYLDLVAVSIASDIVPITGENRILSYYGLKIMNSNPRPGLEAILNIANINRKPLDEALEEVDPELRFSRELTINDLVFVLGPRINAAGRIESGRNSVLLLISPDLQHAESIAKQINDFNIERRNLDSHITQEALDLISSDPVLRNSLSTVVFNPDWHKGVIGIVASRLTDNYYRPTVVLTLSNGLITGSARSVKDFDIYDAIDACSDLLEHFGGHTFAAGLSMKPENLDKFREKFEKVVSETIKEDMLIPEVEIDMEINLNQITPKFMRILKQFAPFGPGNMSPVFVTPDTHDTGYARVVGKNHVKMTVFQNAVRSDPYSAIAFQQGEKFPAIQKGQFMDICYHLEENEWNGAKSIQLNVKDIRFNED
- a CDS encoding ABC transporter permease, producing the protein MLFLRLFRESYLFAIRALVVNKVRTFLSLLGITIGIFSVISVLTVFDSIEYTLRKDIESLGSNVLFVQKWPFIGSPDMPWWEYMKRPETRLAEMEEIQKRSSLADAAGYYVGTNRNVKFSGITYENATIVAVSQDYDKVDAINISEGRYFTPAESQGGRPVAIIGDEIASKLLPNKDPIGEQVSVFGRKVDIIGRFKRTGNNTFGRSYDDWLMVPVNFGRSFIDLNGDNIGSAILVRGRPNVPNEQLKDELTGIMRSVRKLKPGSKDNFEINETSVINNAFDSVFGVISIVGWVVGGFSLLVGGFGIANIMFVSVKERTVQIGIQKSLGAKNSFILQQFLFEAVFLSLLGGAFGLLIIYIGTIIASNLADMDLFLNSGNIILGLSVSGIIGLISGLFPAWSASRLDPVEAMRSTF